The Candidatus Cloacimonadaceae bacterium genomic sequence CTTCGCTGATCAAAAACGAGAGCCTGCAGGATTCCACCCGCAAAGAAGCTGCCGGCATGCTCGTCCGGCTGGGCTCTGCCCTGGGATTTTTCCAGGATCTGGCAGCCAGGCTGGCGGACAATATGCCGGATCTCTCCAAACAACTGGTGGAGCTGATCCTCCAATATCGTTCCCAAGCCCGTGAGGACAAAAATTGGGCGCTTTCGGACAAGATCCGCGATGATCTTGCCAACCTGAATATCGAGATCAAAGACACCAAAGACGGATGCACCTGGAGCATCGGAGACAAATCATGAAAACGCAAAATAAACTGAACAAAAAGATCCTCTTGCTGCTCATCGTATTGGTGATCAGCGCCGCCATCTTCATCTGGCTCAAGCTGAGCAGCGTCGAGCTCAAAAATCCCGAAAGCATCGCCTATGACAGCATTGGCGATCGCTTCCTGATCTCAAACACCGGCGGACGCAGCATCGTGAGCATGGATAGCACCGGCACGCTCAGCACCTTCCTCAAAGGCGGATTGACCGCTCCGCGCGGCATCAAGATCATCTCCCCCTTTCTCTATGTGGCGGATAAGGACCAGGTGCACGTGATCGACATTCCCACCCAGACGATCACCCGGAGCATTCCCATCGAAGGCGCCGGCATGCTGAACGACATTGAGGCGGATCGAAACGGCTTGCTCTATATCACGGACACCGCGGCAAACTATCTCTATATCCTCGATCCCGCCACCAAAAAGCTGGAGAAATTCACCGCTCCCCAGCTCATCTCTCCAAACGGCATCGTCTATGACGGACCCCGCAATCAGATGTTCATCGTGTGCCTCAGCCAGCATTCGCCGATCCTCAGCTTTGATACGCTCAAGCGCAGCTTTTCGATCTTTAAGGACACGATCTATTCCCGGCTGGACGGCATCGCCATCGACGATCTGGGACGCATCTATTTTTCCTCCTTGCAGGAAAAGGCGATCTATATGATCCCCCAGGAGCAAAACCGCTTTATCCTCTTCCGGAGCGACATGCCTTCCGTGGCGGATATCTATTATCATCTGCCCACAAACGAGCTGATCCTCCCCCACTTCGAAAAGAACAGGATCACCCGCATCCCGCTCGACTGATTTGTGATGAACCTTTGTCATTCCCGCGAAGGCGGGAATCCAGTTCTGATGAGCCTTTGTCATTCCCGCGAAGGCGGGAATCCAGTCCTGATGAGCCTTTGTCATTCCCGCGAAGGCTGGAATCCAGTCTTATGAACCTTTGTCATTCCCGCGAAGGCGTGAATCCAGTCTTATGAGCCTTTGTCATTCCCGCGAAGGCGGGAATCCAGTCCTGATGAGCCTTTGTCATTCCCGCGAAGGCGGGAATCCAGTCCTGATGAGCCTTTGTCATTCCCGCGAAGGCGGGAATCCAGTCTTATGAGTCCAAAAGCATCATCCGTCCGCTTCGTCGAAGACACCGTGATCAAATCCTTCGACGAGGCGGATCTTTTTTTCCGCGAGCTGGCTGTCTATAATGCAAATCTGCCGATGACGCCAAAGCTCCTCAGCCACCGCGAAACCCGGGAACTGGTGCTGGAACGAATCGATGGCATCCCCTATCTGGACATCCCTCAGGGATTTGATCCCATCCGGCTCGCCCAACGCATTGCCGCCTTTCACCGCCATTCCCTCAAGGGAGAGAGTTGCCTCTGCCACATCGACAACCAACCCAAAAACATCTTGTGGGACCACGCGGACTTTTTCCTGATCGATTTTTCCGACAGCCGGATCGAAGCCCCGGAATATGATCTCAGCCACCTGATGCTCTTTTGGGCGGATAGCTTTGCCCCCCAGCGCTTGCAAAACCTTGCTGAGCTTTTCCTGAATGAATATCGCAAACTGATCCCTCCGGATCCCATTCGCTGGCAGAGATGCCTCGCAGAAAACATCCTCCGCTTCGATCAACGCCGCGCCCTCTTTAATAAAAAACCCGCCATACTGCCAGCAAACCAGATAAAGCAAAACCGCCTCATCCTATCATCCCTCATAGTCTAAAGCCAGGTGTGAACGTTCCACCTTTCCACCTTTCCACCTTCTCACCTTTCCACCTGATCACCCGTTCACCCGTTCACTTTTTTTTCTTCTCACGAAAAAAACATCTCTCATATATATAGGGACGACGCGACCCCATTTCTCCCCCTCCATTTTAACCCAAAACCTCATCCCTCAACCACTTATCTCCGTCACTTTTTACGTTTTTACTATCAATAACCAACAAATTACTTGCCTCGAAAATCACCCCCAAACCACCTACTTTCGTTGCGACTTTTCAAAATTCTGAAACTCACCCGGCAGGATCGGAATCCTACCATACAAAACCATCACTT encodes the following:
- a CDS encoding SMP-30/gluconolactonase/LRE family protein, translated to MKTQNKLNKKILLLLIVLVISAAIFIWLKLSSVELKNPESIAYDSIGDRFLISNTGGRSIVSMDSTGTLSTFLKGGLTAPRGIKIISPFLYVADKDQVHVIDIPTQTITRSIPIEGAGMLNDIEADRNGLLYITDTAANYLYILDPATKKLEKFTAPQLISPNGIVYDGPRNQMFIVCLSQHSPILSFDTLKRSFSIFKDTIYSRLDGIAIDDLGRIYFSSLQEKAIYMIPQEQNRFILFRSDMPSVADIYYHLPTNELILPHFEKNRITRIPLD
- a CDS encoding phosphotransferase, which encodes MSPKASSVRFVEDTVIKSFDEADLFFRELAVYNANLPMTPKLLSHRETRELVLERIDGIPYLDIPQGFDPIRLAQRIAAFHRHSLKGESCLCHIDNQPKNILWDHADFFLIDFSDSRIEAPEYDLSHLMLFWADSFAPQRLQNLAELFLNEYRKLIPPDPIRWQRCLAENILRFDQRRALFNKKPAILPANQIKQNRLILSSLIV